The Liolophura sinensis isolate JHLJ2023 chromosome 12, CUHK_Ljap_v2, whole genome shotgun sequence genome segment TTTATGGAACAATTTGCCGTTGTCTGTATGAGCTAACGTCTTAAAGAGAAAAGCATGACGGCCAATATTACAAGATGGCCGACAAGAGCCATACTGAATTACTTAAAATAATGACTTTGCTGACCTCAAGCCGCTGTGTAAATACGAACACTGATTAGTGGAAACTGTTATAAATATCTTGTTCAAAAGACCAAGTAggcataaattttatttattaaaaactgttaaatatcTTATTCAGAGGATCATGTGTGACAGATAGAAAATCTAAAATGGCCGACGAAGCAGCTATACTGGATTTTGTAGAATGGCCAAACTCCCAACGGGCGAACGGACGGAAGAACGGAAACAGACTGCTGCTTTAACCCttacaaggggcctccgtggccgaggcaGTAGCATGCTAGCGCGcggcgcaatgaaccaggagtctctcaaaaGTATGGTCGCAGCTCatgttgtcttcctctccggccgtacttgggaaggtctaccagcaacctgcggatggtcgtgggtctctctcgagttctgcccggttacctcccatcataatgctggctgccgtcgtatataagtgaaatattcttgagtacggcgtaaaaaaccaatcaaataaataaataaattaaaccttGCACGATTACATTGTATATCAGATAAggtttataggcctatataggttGAGAAATTAACCACCATAGTAACTGAAAACTTCAAATAACTATTATTTaatatcaaatgaatatatgaataaataaatatttatttttttctgtatcgTGAGTAACTTAACAGTATACCTCCTTCACGACGACCCTCTGTACAGGGGGCTCCATCACGTACGTCGTGGACTGAACCACTGGTGGAGTAGGGTACGCCGCCGGTGGGGGCGGGGCTGGGTACCCAGCCTGAGGTGGGTACGGCTGTGGGTAAGGGTACTGGGCCGGAGGGGCTGACGGTAGCCTCTCTGAAATAGAAATTAAACGGTGCATAATCAGGTAGAACAGGCATGAATAATGAATAGGCATGAAGCTTGAAAATGGTGTCTGAataactggaacagttttattCAGATTTAATGTCATGATGTCATGAGCAAGACTTTCGGAACCCAGAAAAATTCATTTCCTTGAAAGACGATCCAGTGACATGCATCTATATACGTACTGATTTCAAAgactcccacccccaccccaccccaccccaccccacctcacCAAAAACCAAAGGTGCAAAAGTGAGCATTATCATTCTTCAGCGTTGTTTTACCTGGAGGTGGGATACTTCCGTTAGAGTAGGTGTACGTCGTTACTGTCCCGGGCGGTGGTGGGTACCCAGGGTTCATTGCGACTTAACTTTATACCTGTGCAGTCCTTTCAAAGTTTAAAGCTTCAGctgaaatacaataaatatatcattatttGAAGGTACATCCATTCTGAGATTAAACTATCGGTGACACCCAGAATTATTCATTATGACAGATTTTTCAGTAACTTATAACGTCTGAAGTACACGTGTTTAAGAATAATATAATCAGTATGTGCGTATGATtggattttacgtcgtatttaacaatttttcagtcatatgaagacgaggagTCATACAGGTGTTTGTATATTCTGTACAgagtcttcttgtagcagggcgagtttATGCcggcaaagtgctgccgtcattgaagtacatgtacatgtgtgtcatgccgaagataccaaATACGACACCTCACCCAATTACTTTATACAGACGCTATtgcaaccagtcctgttttcttgctcaaacctctcagtgctaagcccCAAGCGATCGAGGCAGCCAAAATTTCTACttgtaaagtctttggtaagCCGACCCGCGTGGCGGACGTTCTAACCGTTACAGAATCGGCCGTCGTCAGTTACACATTTACCAAGAATTAAGACagacgtctatcttaatccaCGAGGTTATACCGCGTATATCACGGTAGTTGAAGTCTGTAATGACAGTCGAATGGTTCTTAACACACGAGCTTatgcgttcgaatccagctctcgatGTCTTGGCTGCGGCCTCAAGTCACGGTGTTTCTCGAATATTATCCTGTCGAAGGACGGTCATATTCTCAACCAGTTGACATGACCGTCGATCTAAACGTTTCTTTTTCCACGTtaaacaccaaaagtaaaacagctttgttttgtggacgatcttttATCGAGTTACCTCACGCCatactgaaaacaatatttacctgttttccaTTAGTTAATTCAACATCAAGAGCTACCGGTGCTGAGAGATAACTTGTACAACTGAAGTATGATGAACAGTTTAAAACAAATGGCTGCTCTTAAGTGACACTAATTCGTTAATTCCTCCCTTCCACTCCCCATACGACATTGTTGTGCAATTAGGCctagtttttttaaaaacactAACGGAAAGCaaactttatattttataactaTACAAATATATCGAACAAATAGATCCCATGCATAACCTAATGTATATATTAGTAAATTATcttcaacaaaaatgaaaaaaattcttacccCTGGCTGTCACGatactgaaaatataaaaatcacaCTGAGTTCTGTTTGTGTTGATGTTATATTTTACTTAGTATCA includes the following:
- the LOC135479637 gene encoding proline-rich antigen-like — its product is MNPGYPPPPGTVTTYTYSNGSIPPPERLPSAPPAQYPYPQPYPPQAGYPAPPPPAAYPTPPVVQSTTYVMEPPVQRVVVKERPAYGGGILGGLAAGAAFGAAARAFEHDHHHHHHGFEHHHGFGHHHGFGHHHGHHHHHHH